The Actinomycetes bacterium genome segment CCGAGACGAGGGTCAGGCTCCCATCGGCTCCGGTGCGGTACGAGCTCAGCGTGCCCGACCCCGCGTTGGCGCCGAAGACGTACCCGCGAGCCGTGGCGGTCCAGCACAGCGCGGTACCGCCGTCCCCGACAGAGGTCGTCAGCGCGCTGACGTGGCCGTCGGGGCGGAGCGTGTACGTGCTCACCGTCGAGGTGGCCGCCTCGGTCACCACGAGGTTCCCGAAGTCGTCGAAGCTGAACGCGAACGGGACGGCGCCCGCCGAGGGGTTCGAGACGTGATGCACCGGACGGCCGTCGTGGTCGATGGTCCAGACCTCGATCGTGTTGTTGGCCTTCGTCGTCACGACGACGTGCCGGCCCTGCGGGTCGAAGCCGATCTGCGCCGGCGCCGTGATGAACAGCGGAGGATCCGCGTTGGCGAGGCCGAGGGAGGCGACCGACCCCGGGACGGCGAAGAGGCGTCCACCCGCCACTCGGTAGCCGGCGATCGCACCGGTTCCGCCGGCGTCGAGGACGTAGACGAGATCACCGTGGACGGTGACGCTGACCGGGAACTGCCCCCGGCTGGGGACGACCTGACGCAGCTGAAGGCGGTCGCCGGAGACGCCGAACACACTGATGCTGTCGCTGCCCGCGTTCACGGCGTACAGCAGGCCGTGCCCGGCGTCGTAGGTGAGCGAGCCCTGCGAGGCGAGGCTGTCGAGCGGCGCCTGGTCGGCCACGCCGCCCCTGCCGCCGGTCAGGTACGTCGCCTCGCGAGTGAGGCTGCCGTCCGGCCCCCGCCGGAAGGCGATGACCGAGTTGGCGGTCACGTCGTCGGTCTGCACGAAGAGCGCGGTGCCACCGGGGACGCCGTACGTCCCCTGGTCGGTCGGTGACGCGTGGGCGGCTACCGGCCCGAGCGCCACCGCGGACGCTGCGGCGAGCACCGGTACGGCGACGCGGACGAGGGGTGCGATGAGGCGGTGCATGTGGTTCCTCCTGGCGGACGGGGACTGCGCCACCATCGCCCGCCCAGCGACCGCGAGGAACGGCTCCGCGGGATCGGTCACCACCCCGTAAGACTCGTGAATCCCGGCCGCGCGTCAGGACGCGACGACGGCATAGACCCGGCGCGGGCCGACACCCTTCAGCTCGTGCTCGCCGCGGTCCTCGAAGGTGATGCCCGAGCCCGACACGAGGTCGCGGACCGTCGAGGAGACGAGGACTTCCCCGGCACCGGCGAGAGCCGCGATTCGGGCGCCGGTGTGCACCGCGATGCCCGCGATGCTGTCCCCGAAGACCTCGCACTCCCCGGTGTGCAGGCCACTGCGGATGTCCAGGCCCAGGTCCCTGACGACCTCACGGATCGCCACCGCGGCGCGCACGGCCCGTGCCGGCCCGTCGAAGGTCGCGAGGAAACCGTCGCCCGCCGTGTCCACCTCGTGCCCGCGGAAACGCTCGATCTGACGGCGGACCGCCGCGTGGTGTCGGCCGAGCAGCTCGGTCCAGCTACGATCCCCGATCCGACCCAGCCGCTCGGTCGAGCCGACGATGTCGGTGAACAGGACGGTCGCCAGCACCCGGTTGGGCTCCGGCGCGGGTCGCACGCCGGTGGCGAGCTCCTCGATCTCGTCGACGATCGCGTCCCGGTTTTCGGTCCACCACGAGTGGTCGGCGCCGGGCAACTCGACGAAGCGGGCGCCCGGGATGCGCGAGGCGATATAGCGCCCCTCCTCGACGTGCGCGTCGCGGTCTCCCGTGGCGTGCATCACCACGGTGGTGGTGCCGATCGTCGGCAGGATGTCGCGGACGTCGACCAAGGTGTTCATCTTCATGAGCGCGAGGGCGGCCGCGGGGCTGGCCGAACGCTTGTAGTAACGGGAGACCTCGGCGAGCTCGGCCGGCCCGAGGCTCGGTGCGACGTCCTCCCATCCGAGGCCCGACAACCAGTTCTGCTCCACGACGGCGAAGGCCTCCTGGCGCTCCTCCCAGGTCGGTGCCCAGGGGTAGTCGGAGGTCCAGAGACGGCGCGCCGTGCTCCCGTAGGTCACCAGGCCGACGGTCCGTTCGGGGTACGTCGCGGCGAAGAGCATGCTCATGTTGCCGCCCTCCGAAGCCCCGAAGACGACGGCCCGTTGCGAACCCACGGCATCCATGACCGCCCGGACGTCGTCCATGCGCTGCTCCAAGGTGGGCAGCTCGTGCGTCGACACGGGGTCGGACATCCCGGTGCCGCGCTTGTCGAAGAGGATCAGCCGGGAGAAGGTGGCCAACCGCTCGAACCCCGCCGCCAGCTGCGGGAGCTCCCAGGCGTACTCCACGTGCGACACCCAGCCGGGGACGTACACGACGTCGACTGGGCCATCGCCCACGGTCTGGTAGGCGATGCTGACCTCGCCCGACCGGGCGTAGCGGGTCTCCGGCATGCGAGTCGGCACGCCGCTCACAGTGACAGACCGCAGGTCGGTGCGGAACGCAGTCACTCTCCTCGGCGGAGCAGGTCGGGTCGGATCGCCACGATCCGCGAGCCCTTGCGCAGCACGCATCCCTCGGCCTCGAGTGCGACGACGATCCGGTTGACCTGCTGGCGCGAGCCGCCGACCAGGCTGGCCAGCTCGGACTGGGTCAGGCGCACGTCGACCGGCACCGCGACACCGGCC includes the following:
- a CDS encoding adenylate/guanylate cyclase domain-containing protein; amino-acid sequence: MPTRMPETRYARSGEVSIAYQTVGDGPVDVVYVPGWVSHVEYAWELPQLAAGFERLATFSRLILFDKRGTGMSDPVSTHELPTLEQRMDDVRAVMDAVGSQRAVVFGASEGGNMSMLFAATYPERTVGLVTYGSTARRLWTSDYPWAPTWEERQEAFAVVEQNWLSGLGWEDVAPSLGPAELAEVSRYYKRSASPAAALALMKMNTLVDVRDILPTIGTTTVVMHATGDRDAHVEEGRYIASRIPGARFVELPGADHSWWTENRDAIVDEIEELATGVRPAPEPNRVLATVLFTDIVGSTERLGRIGDRSWTELLGRHHAAVRRQIERFRGHEVDTAGDGFLATFDGPARAVRAAVAIREVVRDLGLDIRSGLHTGECEVFGDSIAGIAVHTGARIAALAGAGEVLVSSTVRDLVSGSGITFEDRGEHELKGVGPRRVYAVVAS
- a CDS encoding beta-propeller fold lactonase family protein; protein product: MVTDPAEPFLAVAGRAMVAQSPSARRNHMHRLIAPLVRVAVPVLAAASAVALGPVAAHASPTDQGTYGVPGGTALFVQTDDVTANSVIAFRRGPDGSLTREATYLTGGRGGVADQAPLDSLASQGSLTYDAGHGLLYAVNAGSDSISVFGVSGDRLQLRQVVPSRGQFPVSVTVHGDLVYVLDAGGTGAIAGYRVAGGRLFAVPGSVASLGLANADPPLFITAPAQIGFDPQGRHVVVTTKANNTIEVWTIDHDGRPVHHVSNPSAGAVPFAFSFDDFGNLVVTEAATSTVSTYTLRPDGHVSALTTSVGDGGTALCWTATARGYVFGANAGSGTLSSYRTGADGSLTLVSAVAASTGAGPIDMTTAEGGRLLYVQDAVAGEVQGFRVHHDGSLTLVTTVTGLPAFDGAGMEGLVAT